The nucleotide window CCCGCGACTGAAGCGATTTACCGTGGTAGGGGTGTTCGAAGTCGGGGCAGAACTGGATGCAAATCTTGCGTATATCCATATAGATGATGCGGCACGTATTAAGCGAATGGACAGCGGTGTTGATGGCATCCGGCTGGAGTTTGATAATCTGTTTCAGGCACCCACGGGAATCAGGCAGATCATTGCTGATCTTGGTGAGTTCTATCGCGCCAGTGACTGGACCCGTACTCACGGCAATCTGTTTCAGGCGATCCAGCTGGAAAAGAAAATGATCGGATTGCTGTTGTTTCTGATCGTATTTGTGGCGGCCTTTAATATTGTCTCAACACTGGTGATGGTGGTGACTGATAAGAAGGGGGATATCGCCATTCTCCGGACGCTGGGAGCAACGCCTGGACGAATTATGCGGATCTTTATGGTGCAGGGTACGGTCATCGGAGTCATGGGAACCTTGCTGGGATCTATTCTGGGTACTGCTCTGGCCCTGACGATTACAGATCTCATTGCCTGGGTTGAGCACACCTTTGGTATTCAGTTTCTCAGTGCGGATGTGTATTTCATCAGTTATCTTCCCTCGCAGTTGCAGTTAAGTGATGTGATGCTGATTATTACTGTGGCCTTGGGAATCAGTTTTCTGGCAACCATCTATCCTGCCTGGCGGGCGTCCCGGACACAGCCGGCGGAGGCATTGCGCTATGAGTGATCTGGTTCTGCAGTGTGTTAATCTGCAAAAACGTTATGGTGATGGCGATATTGCTGTTGAGGTTTTACGGGGTATAGAGCTGGAGGTGAAGCGGGGAGAAACTCTGGCTATCGTCGGCAGTTCTGGCTCAGGTAAGAGCACACTGCTGAATATGCTGGGTGGGCTTGATCTGCCGAGTTCGGGGGATGTACGGGTCGATGATCAGTCGCTGTTCGATATTAACGAGGAGGAGCGGGCCCGGTTGCGTAATAGCTCTCTCGGTTTTGTTTATCAGTTTCATCATCTATTAGCGGAGTTTAGTGCGCTTGAGAATGTAGCGATGCCTTTGTTGATCAGAGGGGAGGCTATCAATGTCGTGCGGGAACAAGCGGCCGCTATTTTGCATTCGGTGGGTCTGTCTCATCGCCTGAAACATAAGCCTTCCATGTTAAGTGGAGGGGAGCGTCAGCGGGTGGCGATCGCCCGGGCGCTAGTGACCAATCCCGCCTGTGTTCTGATGGATGAGCCCACGGGGAATCTTGATCGCTATACTGCTCAGGAAGTTCAGGCACTCATGCATAAACTGAACAGCGAGTTTGGTATATCGTTTGTGGTGGTAACCCATGACCCTCAGCTCGCGGAAAAGCAGGGAAGGGTCGTTGAGCTAAAAGATGGTTTGCTGCAGGAGATACACGGCTAATTCTGTCTATCTTCGCAGTGTTTGACTATTTAAAAAGCCGGAGTTATTCCGGCTTTTTGCTGTCTGTCGTCTGGTCAGGGTGATTGTCGGGTGGGGGTTCATGATCATCCGGCAGGTCGCTCTCTTTGCTGTCTTGCAGGCCTTTATCCCGTTTTAGTTTACGCAGAATAAAATTACGGGTTTTACGATTACGCCAGCTTTTATTCACGTGCCAGACCCAGAAGCGCTGCATCAGCAAGTAGCCCAGTGTGCCGCTGACAAGTGCACAAACCATTGACCCTACAAGTAAAGGCAGCCAGATATGTTCCAGCTCCGCTTTAATCCACTCCATGGTTAACTCAAAATCGATCGCAACAGCATCGACTCCCAGGATCTGCGTACCTAGCCAGTAGGAGAAATAAAACATGGGAGGGATGGTAAGCGGATTAGTCAGCCATACCAGGCTGACCGAGATTGGCAGGTTACTGCGTACAAACAGCGACACAACAGCTGCGATGACCATTTGCGCAGGCAGGGGTATAAAAGCACAAAATAAGCCAACGAAAAACGCCCTGCTGACAGACTTGCGAGTCAGATGCCAGAGGTTTGGATCATGTATATGACTGCCAAGCCAACTAAGGTAGCGGTTCGACTTGAGCTTATGCTCATCTGGCATATATTTCTTGATAAGTTTGCGCGGCATCAGGGAGAAACTTATAGTTAGCTGATGGGAGGTGGTAATTATGCCCCCTTACAATCTTTAAGCCAACCGGAAATCATGGATGATTGGTATAGCTTTTGGTGTTTTGCTGGTGGCCTGGTTGCCTCAGCTGCTGCCCTTTTCAATTCTCGCCTTGCTGATCGTCGCGCTGGGATTATGTTTCCTGCCTGTTTGCAGACGATTTTTATCCGTCCCCTTACGCAGACAGATAGCGGGTCTGATATTTGGCTTTGTGTATGCCTCAGGCTGGGGCTATCTTAATCTGAGTCAGCGAATGCCCTTGGATATGCCAGCCCAGGCGTTCTCGGTAACCGGTACTGTCTCGGGTATGCCAGAACACAGGTCAGGTCTGGTCCGTTTCAGATTCACGGTGGAGCGTTATTCACCGGTATTGCCCGATGCTGATCTGAAGCATCTGCAGCTAAGCTGGTACAATCCTGAGCGTGAAATCATACCCGGTCAGCAGTGGCAGCTGATGGTGCGTCTGAAACCGCCCAGAGGGTTAATGAACCCCGGCGGCAGTGATTATGAAACCCGGTTGTTTGCCGATCGGGTTAATGCCCGGGGTTATCTCCTGACTGCCAGGTTGCTTAACGACCCGGAGGAGAGTAGTCGTCAGCGGATAGAGTATCTAAGGTACCGGACCGGCAAATGGCTGGGGCGGTTATCTTTGGGCGAAAGCGCCGAGGCGACGATCAGAGCGCTGCTGCTGGGTGACAAGCAGGGTCTGAATGATGAGCAGTGGCAAATTCTCCGACAGACCGGAACCGTTCATCTGGTGGTTATCAGTGGTCTGCATATCGCGATTGCATGCCTGATCGGATATTGGTTGGGTGGAGCGATACAGTGGCTGGCCGGACGGTTTTGTCCGGTGCAGTCTGATATCCGCGCTTACCGGATTATTCCTGCATTGTTGCTTGCATTGGGGTATGCGTTGCTGGCCGGTTTCAGTATTCCGACCCAGCGGGCCCTGATAATGGCGTTGGCGATGTTGCTTCCGGCGCTCCTTAATCGCCATATGGGGATCTGGCAGCGTTATCAGCTCGCGCTGGTGATCGTTTTGCTGATACAGCCGCTGAGCTTTTATCAGCCGGGCTTCTGGTTGTCTTTTGCTGCGGTGGGGGCGTTGTTACTGTCGTCCTCCGGGGGTGTCGGAAAGCGTCCTTTTAAAGCCATTATTGTTACGCAATGGTCGGTGTTTTTAGGATTGTTTCCATTGCTATTGCTCTGGCTTGGTCAGGTCGCTTTGATCGCTCCGCTGGTTAACATAGTGGCGATTCCACTGCTCACCTTTATTCTGATTCCCGGAACGGTGCTGGGACTGATGCTCTGTCTGATTGATCCTGTGTCGGGCGCCGGATTGTTAAATGGCTTGTTGGATAGTTTCTGGTGGCTGCTACAAATGTGTGCCCCCGCAGACGGAGAGGGCGTGCTCTTCAGTCGTCCGTCACTATTACCTGTGCTTTTGGGGGTTCTGGCAGTCGTATTGCTGAATCTTCCCCGCTGGACCCGGTTCGGATTTTTTTCACTGTTCATCCTGGCAGCACTGCTTGTCCCGCCAAAAAAGTCGATTGTAGAGGGGGGCTTCCGCGCGACAGTGGTGGATGTGGGGCAGGGGCTCGCCGTACTGGTGGAGACCGGCAGTAAATCACTTCTGTTTGATGTAGGCGCTGCTTACCGGGGCCATAGTATCGCCCGTTTCACTCTGTTACCGATGTTAGAAAGTCGCAATATCAGTCGACTTGATCGTCTGATCATCAGTCATAAAGATAATGACCATGCCGGAGGCTATGCTGATATGGTAGCCGCAATTGCTGTAACAGACACCGATTCAGGCAGTCCGGTAATTCAGCACAGTTTATCAGCCAGGCCCTGTGTGGCTGGTGATTCATGGGAATGGGAGGGGGTCCGCTTTAGTTATATACAGCCCGACGGGTTGAAACCATCCACTGAGAATAATCGTTCGTGTGTATTGCTGGTGCAATCCAGCCGCTGTTCGCTTCTGATTCCCGGTGATATTGAAAGCAGCGTTGAGTTGCAGATTCTGCAAGAGCATCCGGCGCTGCATGTTGACTGGCTGGTAGCGGCCCATCATGGTAGTCGATTTTCCAGTCCGTCTGAGTGGCTTAGCCGGTTAAACCCAGAATGGGTACTGTTTAGCGCTGGATTTGACAACCCATACGGCCATCCGGCGACTGAGGTGATCGAGCGCCTGCGTTCTTTAGAGCTGAACTGGCTGAATACGGCTGACAAGGGGGCTTTGATTATTGAAAGCAGTTCTGACGGTTGCCTGACAGAAACCTATCGTGATCAGAAAAAGCGTTACTGGTCAGCAGGTTAATCACTACTCTGGCGCGAGACTCTATGCTAGAGTATGGGCCGGTTTGAAGGAGGAGTTCTGGTGTTCGAATTGATTCAATCGGGTGGTTGGCTGATGGTGCCAATTATCGCCTGTTCTATATTGTCTCTGGCTATCTGTCTGGAGCGTTTTTGGGTGCTGCAGAAGAAGCGGGTAGCACCCGCTAATTTGTTATCAGAAGTCTGGATGCTGGTGCGCAGTGGTGAAATGACCCCTGAGCGTCTGCAGATTATCCGTAATGCAAGCTCTTTAGGGCAGATTATGGTTGCCGGACTGAATAATTCCAATCATGGTCGGGAGATTATGAGGGAGAGTATTCAGGAGGCGGCGCATCATGTCATGCATCAGATGGAGCGTTTTCTGAACTCGCTGGGAACGATCGCAGCTATCACGCCGCTGCTGGGCCTGCTGGGCACCGTTATCGGTATGATCAAGGTTTTTGCTGAGATTATGCTGCAAGGCACGGGTAATGCAAATGTGCTGGCTGGTGGTATATCTGAAGCACTGATTACAACGGCTGCGGGGTTGTCTGTGGCTATTCCGACGCTGGTATTTCACCGTTATTTTCAACGCCGTGTTGAGACGCTGCTGATTGAGATGGAACAGGAGTGCCAGAAACTGGTTGAAGTAGTTCACGGCGAACGTGAAGTGGATTTTGAGTAACCGATGAGTCGACTGAAATTCAGACGTAAACCCAAAGAAGAGGTTTCCGTTAACCTGACGCCGCTGATCGATGTGGTTTTCCTGTTGCTGATATTCTTTATGGTATCTACTACGTTTACCAATGAATCTCACCTTGCGATCAGTCTGCCAGAAGCGACAGGGGAGGCGGCTGATACTCAGGCAGAAACCCTGGAAGTGCTGATCGGTGCCGATGGTGGTTATACGGTTAATGGGCAGAGCCTGTTGAACAGTCAGCCGGAAACGTTGCGCAGAGCGATTATCGATCAGGCCGGCGACAACCGTAAACTTCCCTTTATTATCTCCGCTGATGCCAAAACGCCGCATCAGTCTGTGGTTACTGTTATGGATGTCGCAGGTAAGCTGGGGTTTGCTGCCCTCAGCATTACTACCCAGCAACCGGTAGAGCAGTAACAATGGGGCTGGAGCGATGCTGGTATAAACGCAGTCGCTGGCTCTGTTTGCTGCGTCCGCTGGAGCTGTTGTTCCGTAGCCTCGCTGCCCGGCGGCGCCAGCGGTACCGTGAGGGAGCGCTAAAGAGCTGGACTGCGCCGGTGCCGGTGATTGTGGTCGGCAATATCTCGGTAGGTGGAACAGGTAAATCGCCGCTGGTCATCTGGCTGGTAGAGTATCTGCGCCAACAGGGGTATAAACCGGGAGTCATCAGCCGGGGATACCGCGCGTCACCTCCAACAACGCCTTATTTTGTCACCTCCGGTTCAACAGCAACTGAAGCGGGTGATGAACCCCTTATGATCGTCCGCCGGACCGCTGTGCCGCTGGTGATCTCTCCCGACCGGGTTGCCGCCGCGAAGTTGCTGCTGGAGCAGTCCGGATGTGATCTGATAATCAGTGATGATGGCCTGCAGCATTATGCACTCAACCGAACCCTTGAGATCGCAGTAATTGACGGTGCCCGAGGCTTTGGTAACCGGCGCTGCCTGCCTGAAGGGCCGCTCAGAGAGCCGGTGCGGCGACTGGATGAGGTTGATCTTGTTGTCGTCAATGGTGCACTACCTGAGACTGTAGTGGATGCCGGTCATGTTGAGAAATCGTTCTTGATGACGTTGCAGCCCGGCAAACTGGTATCATTATCCTCTGGCAGCGCAGTAATCGCCGATCAGTGGCGCGGTTCCCGCCAGGTGAATGCGGTTGCTGCCATCGGCAATCCCGGACGCTTTGGCAAAACCCTTGAAACTTTAGGCTTTACTCCCCAGCTGCGACGTTTTCCTGATCACCATCATTACAGTGAAAGTGATCTATCCTTTGAGCAGCAGTTGCCGTTGATAATGACTGAAAAAGATGCGGTAAAATGCGATCATATAAAGCTTGAAAATGGCTGGTATCTGCAAGTTGATGCAGCAATGGAGGAGCGGTTTTCGGCCACTCTCGACAGGTTGCTTAGTCGCTGGCAGCCTGCGGCTCAAAGCGCAGAGTAACAATTATTAAAGCACTTCACACAGAGGCATTAACGATGGATAAGAAACTGCTTGATATCCTGGTTTGTCCGGTATCAAAAGCGCCGGTTGAATGGAATAAAGAGACAAATGAACTGATCTGCCGCAGTTCCGGCCTGGCATATCCGGTTCGTGATGGCATTCCGGTGATGCTGGAAAGCGAGGCACGTACCCTGACTACTGATGAACGTCTGGCGAAATAGGTTACCATATGGCTTTTTCTGTTGTTATTCCCGCGCGATTTGGTTCATCCCGTTTTCCCGGTAAGCCGCTGGCAGAGATCGCCGGCAAACCAATGGTTCAGCACGTATACGAACGGGCCATTCAGAGTGAAGCGCAGCGGGTTATTATCGCCACCGATGATCAGCGTATAGCGGATGCAGCTAAAAGCTTTGGTGCAGAGGTCTGCATGACTTCTGAGGGTCATCCTTCAGGCACTGACCGGCTGCAAGAGGTCGTTCATTCGCTGGGTTTTTATGCTGATGATATTGTCGTCAATGTTCAGGGTGATGAGCCACTGATTCCACCACGGGTTATCAATCAGGTTGCCCATAACCTCAGTGCGGTAACTGAGGCGAGTATTGCGACGCTCTGTGAACCGATCAATGACATCGGTTCGCTGCTTAACCCCAATGTCGTTAAGGTAGTGGCTGACCGTACAGGCCGGGCGCTCTACTTTAGCCGTGCTCCTATACCCTGGCCCAGAGATGCGTTTGCCACAGAGGCAGGGCGTGAGGTATTGCCAGAGGGCGTTAATTTTCAGCGTCATATCGGTATCTATGCTTATCGGGTTAAGCTGCTGAATGATTTCGTTCAGTGGGCACCGGCTCCAATTGAAGAGACTGAGTGTCTGGAGCAGTTGCGAGCGATGTGGAATGGTGCGGTAATTCATGTCGAAGAGGCGGATGAGCTGCCGCCCGCAGGCGTTGATACACCGGAGGATCTGGAGCGTATCCGGCATCTGTTTGGGTAGAAAGCTACTGCGCTTTTGTGTTGTTGTGATCTCGCCGTTTGATGTTGTCTGACATCGTGTGGCTTTGTGCAGCGCTATGTCAAATATGCGCTTTAAAATACGCGTGTTTAGATTAAACCGGCCATTCTGGCCGTTTTTTTTGTCTCTGTTTTCTGAACCTGTTGCATCCCAGCGGGACAAATCATTTTGTAGCAGTTTGTTTTATAATGAGCGGTA belongs to Amphritea atlantica and includes:
- a CDS encoding lipoprotein-releasing ABC transporter permease subunit, with the translated sequence MFRPFSLYVGLRYTAAKRNNNFISFISLVSMLGLMLGVAALIVVLSVMNGFDRELKERILGMVPHGTISDYGKPLENWQAVAAKVNTQPGVIGTAPYIQAQGMLTNRGVVRGVLINGIEPELEQKISILDDHIKAGSLDALQPKSYGIVLGSLLARSMGVALGDKVTLVLPEASISVAGIIPRLKRFTVVGVFEVGAELDANLAYIHIDDAARIKRMDSGVDGIRLEFDNLFQAPTGIRQIIADLGEFYRASDWTRTHGNLFQAIQLEKKMIGLLLFLIVFVAAFNIVSTLVMVVTDKKGDIAILRTLGATPGRIMRIFMVQGTVIGVMGTLLGSILGTALALTITDLIAWVEHTFGIQFLSADVYFISYLPSQLQLSDVMLIITVALGISFLATIYPAWRASRTQPAEALRYE
- the lolD gene encoding lipoprotein-releasing ABC transporter ATP-binding protein LolD, translated to MSDLVLQCVNLQKRYGDGDIAVEVLRGIELEVKRGETLAIVGSSGSGKSTLLNMLGGLDLPSSGDVRVDDQSLFDINEEERARLRNSSLGFVYQFHHLLAEFSALENVAMPLLIRGEAINVVREQAAAILHSVGLSHRLKHKPSMLSGGERQRVAIARALVTNPACVLMDEPTGNLDRYTAQEVQALMHKLNSEFGISFVVVTHDPQLAEKQGRVVELKDGLLQEIHG
- a CDS encoding DUF2062 domain-containing protein; its protein translation is MPRKLIKKYMPDEHKLKSNRYLSWLGSHIHDPNLWHLTRKSVSRAFFVGLFCAFIPLPAQMVIAAVVSLFVRSNLPISVSLVWLTNPLTIPPMFYFSYWLGTQILGVDAVAIDFELTMEWIKAELEHIWLPLLVGSMVCALVSGTLGYLLMQRFWVWHVNKSWRNRKTRNFILRKLKRDKGLQDSKESDLPDDHEPPPDNHPDQTTDSKKPE
- a CDS encoding DNA internalization-related competence protein ComEC/Rec2, with product MIGIAFGVLLVAWLPQLLPFSILALLIVALGLCFLPVCRRFLSVPLRRQIAGLIFGFVYASGWGYLNLSQRMPLDMPAQAFSVTGTVSGMPEHRSGLVRFRFTVERYSPVLPDADLKHLQLSWYNPEREIIPGQQWQLMVRLKPPRGLMNPGGSDYETRLFADRVNARGYLLTARLLNDPEESSRQRIEYLRYRTGKWLGRLSLGESAEATIRALLLGDKQGLNDEQWQILRQTGTVHLVVISGLHIAIACLIGYWLGGAIQWLAGRFCPVQSDIRAYRIIPALLLALGYALLAGFSIPTQRALIMALAMLLPALLNRHMGIWQRYQLALVIVLLIQPLSFYQPGFWLSFAAVGALLLSSSGGVGKRPFKAIIVTQWSVFLGLFPLLLLWLGQVALIAPLVNIVAIPLLTFILIPGTVLGLMLCLIDPVSGAGLLNGLLDSFWWLLQMCAPADGEGVLFSRPSLLPVLLGVLAVVLLNLPRWTRFGFFSLFILAALLVPPKKSIVEGGFRATVVDVGQGLAVLVETGSKSLLFDVGAAYRGHSIARFTLLPMLESRNISRLDRLIISHKDNDHAGGYADMVAAIAVTDTDSGSPVIQHSLSARPCVAGDSWEWEGVRFSYIQPDGLKPSTENNRSCVLLVQSSRCSLLIPGDIESSVELQILQEHPALHVDWLVAAHHGSRFSSPSEWLSRLNPEWVLFSAGFDNPYGHPATEVIERLRSLELNWLNTADKGALIIESSSDGCLTETYRDQKKRYWSAG
- a CDS encoding MotA/TolQ/ExbB proton channel family protein, whose translation is MFELIQSGGWLMVPIIACSILSLAICLERFWVLQKKRVAPANLLSEVWMLVRSGEMTPERLQIIRNASSLGQIMVAGLNNSNHGREIMRESIQEAAHHVMHQMERFLNSLGTIAAITPLLGLLGTVIGMIKVFAEIMLQGTGNANVLAGGISEALITTAAGLSVAIPTLVFHRYFQRRVETLLIEMEQECQKLVEVVHGEREVDFE
- a CDS encoding biopolymer transporter ExbD, which codes for MKFRRKPKEEVSVNLTPLIDVVFLLLIFFMVSTTFTNESHLAISLPEATGEAADTQAETLEVLIGADGGYTVNGQSLLNSQPETLRRAIIDQAGDNRKLPFIISADAKTPHQSVVTVMDVAGKLGFAALSITTQQPVEQ
- a CDS encoding tetraacyldisaccharide 4'-kinase, producing the protein MGLERCWYKRSRWLCLLRPLELLFRSLAARRRQRYREGALKSWTAPVPVIVVGNISVGGTGKSPLVIWLVEYLRQQGYKPGVISRGYRASPPTTPYFVTSGSTATEAGDEPLMIVRRTAVPLVISPDRVAAAKLLLEQSGCDLIISDDGLQHYALNRTLEIAVIDGARGFGNRRCLPEGPLREPVRRLDEVDLVVVNGALPETVVDAGHVEKSFLMTLQPGKLVSLSSGSAVIADQWRGSRQVNAVAAIGNPGRFGKTLETLGFTPQLRRFPDHHHYSESDLSFEQQLPLIMTEKDAVKCDHIKLENGWYLQVDAAMEERFSATLDRLLSRWQPAAQSAE
- a CDS encoding Trm112 family protein, with the protein product MDKKLLDILVCPVSKAPVEWNKETNELICRSSGLAYPVRDGIPVMLESEARTLTTDERLAK
- the kdsB gene encoding 3-deoxy-manno-octulosonate cytidylyltransferase, producing MAFSVVIPARFGSSRFPGKPLAEIAGKPMVQHVYERAIQSEAQRVIIATDDQRIADAAKSFGAEVCMTSEGHPSGTDRLQEVVHSLGFYADDIVVNVQGDEPLIPPRVINQVAHNLSAVTEASIATLCEPINDIGSLLNPNVVKVVADRTGRALYFSRAPIPWPRDAFATEAGREVLPEGVNFQRHIGIYAYRVKLLNDFVQWAPAPIEETECLEQLRAMWNGAVIHVEEADELPPAGVDTPEDLERIRHLFG